A genomic region of Notamacropus eugenii isolate mMacEug1 chromosome 3, mMacEug1.pri_v2, whole genome shotgun sequence contains the following coding sequences:
- the LOC140531966 gene encoding olfactory receptor 5BS1-like codes for MAYDRYSAICNPLVYVMVMSKQFCIFLACGSCLLGITNSLLNTLPLLTLHFCGPRLIHHYSCEMPELLPLSCTDLFLNKIILFTTMIIYGIGSFLPIMFSYIRIISAILKISSASGRSKAFSTCSSHVIVVTLFLLTGVGRYLSPATGSVLQQVISMQYSIVTPLLNPIIYSLKNVEVKVAIKKVWENKRILPGTY; via the coding sequence ATGGCCTATGACCGCTACTCAGCCATCTGTAACCCTCTGGTTTATGTGATGGTCATGAGCAAACAATTCTGTATCTTTCTGGCCTGTGGGTCTTGTCTACTTGGCATCACTAATTCCCTGCTTAACACCCTGCCTTTGTTGACATTACATTTCTGTGGCCCCCGCCTCATCCACCACTACAGCTGTGAGATGCCTGAGCTCTTACCTCTCTCCTGCACTGACCTCTTCCTTAACAAGATCATCTTGTTCACTACCATGATCATCTATGGCATTGGTTCCTTCTTACCCATCATGTTTTCTTATATTCGAATTATCTCTGCCATCCTGAAGATCAGCTCAGCTTCAGGCAGGAGCAAAGCTTTCTCTACTTGCTCCTCTCACGTGATTGTAGTGACCTTGTTCTTGCTGACAGGTGTGGGCAGATATCTAAGTCCTGCCACAGGCTCCGTTCTGCAGCAAGTCATCTCCATGCAGTACAGCATTGTGACACCACTGCTGAACCCAATTATCTACAGTCTGAAGAATGTGGAAGTCAAAGTAGCCATAAAGAAAGTGTGGGAAAACAAAAGAATCCTCCCTGGCACTTACTGA